Proteins from one Mytilus galloprovincialis chromosome 11, xbMytGall1.hap1.1, whole genome shotgun sequence genomic window:
- the LOC143050894 gene encoding uncharacterized protein LOC143050894 — protein sequence MATDTQSIPDNATNHGIYVFYNELLHDTELHTCVVDYLISRCVLTIDDAREIKCPPGQFQRNKILLDILIDRPYNSFYYLVDALDESGSLYLDLVLRMRQNKKYIRTDTETEQDSFKSDLREHSVRLQKNYKSLVEGMGSSLHIVDKLFSEDVIDREEKEQIMATEITATDRNRLIIEKLIPKNKICYRTFLEVLRGDDCDSALADEIEQTDVGQTDILFIMIGRDKLNDRIKVSEKDWV from the exons ATGGCCACGGACACACAATCAATACCAGACAATG CTACAAATCACGGAATATATGTTTTCTATAACGAACTGTTACATGACACCGAACTGCACACATGTGTAGTTGATTACCTCATTTCGAGATGTGTTCTGACTATTGATGATGCACGGGAAATAAAATGTCCACCTGGACAGTTTCAACGAAATAAGATCTTATTAGATATCCTGATAGACCGGCCTTATAACAGCTTTTACTATCTTGTTGATGCTTTGGACGAATCTGGCTCGTTATACCTCGATCTGGTGCTACGGATGAgacaaaacaagaaatacataaGAACAGACACTGAAACTGAGCAAGATTCCTTTAAAAGTG ATCTTAGAGAACATTCTGTCAGATTGCAGAAAAACTACAAATCTTTGGTAGAGGGGATGGGATCAAGTTTACATATAGTTGACAAGTTGTTTTCTGAAGATGTAATAGACCGAGAAGAAAAAGAACAGATTATGGCGACAGAAATAACGGCTACAGATCGCAACAGATTGATTATCGAAAAACTTATTCCAAAGAATAAAATTTgctacaggacatttttagaagTATTAAGGGGCGACGATTGTGACAGTGCTTTGGCAGATGAAATTGAACAAACAGATGTTGGTCAAACTGATATCTTATTTATTATGATAG GAAGAGACAAACTAAATGACAGGATAAAAGTTTCAGAAAAAG ATTGGGTGTAG